In one Bombus fervidus isolate BK054 chromosome 16, iyBomFerv1, whole genome shotgun sequence genomic region, the following are encoded:
- the LOC139995716 gene encoding mitochondrial import inner membrane translocase subunit Tim22 encodes MFNINSSKSSSQLLEINENRMRNDMDLDNIALYLIGSKERFRENIIIPRTVGPVQLKTNEEKLIESVMESCIFKSIASCVIGYGLGAAIGLFSSSVNPNMASIEKQQTVREVFREMKTTTLGYAKNFAVVGCVYSATECAIESYRGKSDWKNGTYAGGLTGGIIGLRAGVKAGLIGAAGFAAFSTAIDYYMHKS; translated from the exons atgtttaatatcaATTCATCCAAATCATCATCACagttattagaaataaatgaaaacagAATGAGAAATGACATGGATTTGGATAACATAGCGCTTTACCTTATTGGTTCTAAAGAAAGGtttagagaaaatattataattccaAGAACAGTGGGACCTGTACAACTTAAAACtaatgaagaaaaattaatagaaagtgTAATGGAAAGTTGCATCTTTAAAAGTATTGCAAGTTGTGTTAtag GGTATGGCTTAGGAGCTGCAATAGGTTTATTCTCATCTAGTGTAAATCCAAATATGGCAAGCATTGAAAAACAGCAAACTGTTCGTGAAGTTTTTAGAGAAATGAAAACTACAACACTAGGTTATGCAAAAAATTTTGCTGTAGTTGGTTGTGTATATTCAGCAACTGAATGTGCGATAGAATCg TATAGAGGAAAATCTGATTGGAAGAATGGGACATATGCTGGTGGTTTAACAGGTGGAATAATAGGTCTAAGAG CTGGTGTGAAAGCAGGTTTAATTGGAGCAGCAGGTTTTGCAGCATTTTCAACAGCAATAGACTACTATATGCATAAATCTTAA
- the Septin1 gene encoding septin 1 — protein sequence MSSESVKTFASLETPGYVGFANLPNQVHRKSVKKGFEFTLMVVGESGLGKSTLVNSLFLTDLYPERIIPDAIEKTNQTVKLDASTVEIEERGVKLRLTVVDTPGYGDAIDNTDSFRAIIQYIDDQFERFLRDESGLNRRNIVDNRIHCCFYFISPFGHGLKPLDIEFMKQLHNKVNIVPVIAKADVLTKKEVLRLKKRVMEEIEGSGIKIYPLPDCDSDEDEDYKEQVRQLKEAVPFAVCGANTLLEVKGRKVRGRLYPWGVVEVENPDHCDFIKLRTMLITHMQDLQEVTQEVHYENYRSERLAKGAPVPPRRQTIAESERSNSVSEKDRILQEKEAELRRMQELVAVMQAQMQQQQP from the exons ATGTCTAGTGAAAGCGTAAAAACG TTTGCTAGTCTTGAAACACCTGGATATGTGGGATTTGCAAATTTACCTAATCAAGTCCATAGAAAATCAGTAAAAAAAGGATTTGAATTTACATTGATGGTTGTTGGAGAATCTGGTCTTGGAAAATCTACGTTAGTAAATAGTTTGTTCCTTACTGATTTATATCCAGAACGTATAATTCCTGATGCCATAG AGAAAACTAATCAAACTGTTAAACTTGATGCCTCAACTGTGGAGATTGAAGAAAGAGGTGTCAAACTTAGATTAACTGTTGTTGACACCCCAGGTTATGGAGATGCAATTGATAATACAGATAGTTTTAGAGCTATCATACAATATATAGATGATCAATTTGAAAGATTTTTACGTGATGAAAGTGGTTTAAATAGAAGGAATATAGTAGATAATAGAATACActgttgtttttattttatttctccatTTGGACATGG ACTAAAACCTTTGGATATAGAATTTATGAAACAACTTCATAATAAAGTTAATATTGTGCCAGTGATTGCAAAAGCTGATGTACTTACGAAAAAAGAAGTACTGCGTTTGAAAAAACGAGTTATGGAAGAAATTGAAGGTAGTGGTATAAAGATTTATCCTTTACCAGATTGTGATAGCGATGAAGATGAAGATTACAAAGAACAAGTTAGACAACTAAAAGAAGCAGTTCCATTTGCTGTATGTGGAGCAAATACCTTATTAGAAGTAAAAGGACGAAAAGTACGTGGACGATTGTATCCATGGGGTGTAGTAGAAGTTGAAAATCCAGATCATTGTGATTTTATAAAACTAAGGACAATGTTAAT cacACATATGCAAGATTTACAAGAAGTAACTCAAGAGGtacattatgaaaattatcgcAGTGAAAGACTAGCAAAAGGAGCTCCTGTACCACCTCGAAGACAAAC GATTGCAGAATCTGAAAGAAGCAATTCTGTATCGGAGAAGGATCGTATTTTACAAGAAAAAGAAGCTGAATTACGACGAATGCAGGAGCTAGTGGCTGTAATGCAGGCGCAAATGCAACAACAACAACCTTAA